Proteins co-encoded in one Neodiprion lecontei isolate iyNeoLeco1 chromosome 3, iyNeoLeco1.1, whole genome shotgun sequence genomic window:
- the LOC107224019 gene encoding extensin isoform X2, with protein MIAQKSIDFNQLAKPANLQNSAVLRMLEEEEARQRNGGQPSLKRVAWPPPPEDQQFTYVEQEPVQSKTRGVGDFASYGSSPASGPSPQPPSAQVPQGLVQLANFPPSPSPASPGGTLRQPLNFQSAAPKGWAPVTPPATSPLPNRNQQPPIWQSQPAQAPWQQPVTPQQQNQIPSQGVRVLPSQPPPQSQFSPAPTRSTFSPPPSTITLRPEPPISQIPAPVYQAQPAATKGTVHGNMRGDQKWPPESVKAQTEAENRARLELAKGPAVRPRRVNKDYSRFFAQHALNSTYPGYRAPPGTQYFAPGYQH; from the exons ATGATCGCCCAAAAAAG TATCGACTTCAACCAATTGGCCAAGCCGGCGAATCTGCAAAATAGCGCCGTTCTTCGCATGCTCGAAGAAGAGGAAGCTAGACAACGCAACGGCGGACAACCGA GTTTGAAACGAGTGGCTTGGCCTCCACCGCCGGAAGATCAGCAATTCACTTACGTGGAACAAGAGCCAGTCCAATCAAAG ACACGAGGCGTGGGAGACTTTGCGTCGTATGGAAGCAGCCCGGCTTCCGGTCCTTCTCCGCAACCCCCTAGCGCTCAGGTCCCCCAGGGACTAGTGCAACTCGCGAACTTTCCGCCTTCTCCGTCACCCGCAAGCCCCGGGGGCACGCTTCGTCAACCCTTGAACTTCCAGTCAGCAGCACCCAAGGGTTGGGCTCCCGTCACACCCCCGGCTACGTCACCCTTGCCAAACCGTAATCAGCAGCCACCAATTTGGCAATCACAGCCGGCCCAGGCACCGTGGCAACAACCTGTTACTCCTCAACAG caAAACCAGATTCCGAGTCAGGGCGTGCGGGTTCTTCCTTCGCAGCCACCCCCGCAGAGTCAATTTTCACCGGCACCTACACGCTCCACCTTCTCGCCACCACCATCTACTATAACACTCAGACCTGAGCCACCAATTTCTCAG ATACCAGCTCCGGTCTATCAAGCCCAACCGGCAGCGACGAAAGGAACGGTTCACGGAAACATGAGGGGTGATCAAAAGTGGCCGCCAGAGTCGGTCAAGGCTCAGACGGAGGCGGAAAACAGGGCGAGACTCGAGCTTGCGAAAGGACCAGCGGTGAGGCCGCGTCGCGTCAACAAGGACTACAGCCGCTTCTTCGCCCAACACGCCCTGAACAGCACGTATCCCGGGTACCGGGCACCCCCGGGAACCCAATACTTTGCACCCGGATACCAGCATTAG
- the LOC107224019 gene encoding extensin isoform X1, with translation MAGQGPKFVNKQFNSPIKLYSPQSVQETLERQTQVLSNGAVGIDFNQLAKPANLQNSAVLRMLEEEEARQRNGGQPSLKRVAWPPPPEDQQFTYVEQEPVQSKTRGVGDFASYGSSPASGPSPQPPSAQVPQGLVQLANFPPSPSPASPGGTLRQPLNFQSAAPKGWAPVTPPATSPLPNRNQQPPIWQSQPAQAPWQQPVTPQQQNQIPSQGVRVLPSQPPPQSQFSPAPTRSTFSPPPSTITLRPEPPISQIPAPVYQAQPAATKGTVHGNMRGDQKWPPESVKAQTEAENRARLELAKGPAVRPRRVNKDYSRFFAQHALNSTYPGYRAPPGTQYFAPGYQH, from the exons ATGGCGGGCCAGGGGCCAAAGTTCGTGAACAAGCAGTTCAACTCACCCATCAAACTCTACTCTCCGCAGTCGGTGCAAGAGACACTCGAACGCCAGACTCAAGTTCTATCCAACGGTGCTGTCGG TATCGACTTCAACCAATTGGCCAAGCCGGCGAATCTGCAAAATAGCGCCGTTCTTCGCATGCTCGAAGAAGAGGAAGCTAGACAACGCAACGGCGGACAACCGA GTTTGAAACGAGTGGCTTGGCCTCCACCGCCGGAAGATCAGCAATTCACTTACGTGGAACAAGAGCCAGTCCAATCAAAG ACACGAGGCGTGGGAGACTTTGCGTCGTATGGAAGCAGCCCGGCTTCCGGTCCTTCTCCGCAACCCCCTAGCGCTCAGGTCCCCCAGGGACTAGTGCAACTCGCGAACTTTCCGCCTTCTCCGTCACCCGCAAGCCCCGGGGGCACGCTTCGTCAACCCTTGAACTTCCAGTCAGCAGCACCCAAGGGTTGGGCTCCCGTCACACCCCCGGCTACGTCACCCTTGCCAAACCGTAATCAGCAGCCACCAATTTGGCAATCACAGCCGGCCCAGGCACCGTGGCAACAACCTGTTACTCCTCAACAG caAAACCAGATTCCGAGTCAGGGCGTGCGGGTTCTTCCTTCGCAGCCACCCCCGCAGAGTCAATTTTCACCGGCACCTACACGCTCCACCTTCTCGCCACCACCATCTACTATAACACTCAGACCTGAGCCACCAATTTCTCAG ATACCAGCTCCGGTCTATCAAGCCCAACCGGCAGCGACGAAAGGAACGGTTCACGGAAACATGAGGGGTGATCAAAAGTGGCCGCCAGAGTCGGTCAAGGCTCAGACGGAGGCGGAAAACAGGGCGAGACTCGAGCTTGCGAAAGGACCAGCGGTGAGGCCGCGTCGCGTCAACAAGGACTACAGCCGCTTCTTCGCCCAACACGCCCTGAACAGCACGTATCCCGGGTACCGGGCACCCCCGGGAACCCAATACTTTGCACCCGGATACCAGCATTAG
- the LOC107224024 gene encoding zinc finger protein 189 isoform X1, with protein MKTYSRKKGDSPSNVIIHVNELCRLCLAKEEEMVPIFDDDTVPMPLRIMACVNLEVYDEDGLPNMICHPCKYQLEKSYQFKKKCEAADFKLRKHIKLIQHLTGQEENSSQEGDHEHPSGSGKSKQVKQLLADLVSTKGNSSHAEGDPIEVTEEELVGGYILGMHAENPEMEDPLFDDPENITLIPAEERAAKARCTIRTTRIKQEQDSDEEADEVQRAIANVDHKNVYLMELTGNSGVKGESLKLQPMDESEELKVFQCDKCPKAFTRRIMLKRHESVHVQQRGFTCQACEKWFPTRSALVRHERTHTGEKPFGCNICHRAFAQKEILLRHLMTHSGQKPFQCQHCEKSFTQREALKVHMRRHQKLNPNDIQLHHCQLCPKAFCHASGLSRHLVTHTGKTYKCIECQKSFTDKSSLLRHSRIHSPKKIMN; from the exons ATGAAAACGTATAGCAGAAAAAAGGGCGACAGTCCCAGCAACGTTATTATTCATGTAAACGAGTTGTGCCGACTGTGTTTGGCCAAGGAAGAGGAAATGGTGCCAATATTCGACGATGACACCGTGCCGATGCCGCTGAGGATCATGGCCTGCGTTAATTTAGAG GTGTATGACGAAGATGGTCTGCCAAATATGATTTGTCACCCTTGCAAATATCAACTGGAGAAGTCGTACCAGTTCAAAAAGAAATGTGAAGCAGCAGATTTCAAGCTTAGGAAGCATATAAAGCTAATTCAACATCTGACTGGCCAAGAGGAGAATAGTTCACAGGAAGGTGATCACGAACACCCGTCAGGTAGTGGAAAGTCAAAACAGGTCAAGCAATTACTAGCTGATTTGGTATCGACAAAAGGAAACAGCAGTCACGCCGAAGGTGATCCAATAGAAGTTACCGAGGAAGAACTAGTTGGGGGATATATATTGG GTATGCATGCAGAGAACCCAGAGATGGAGGATCCGCTCTTCGATGATCCTGAAAACATAACGTTAATTCCGGCAGAAGAACGTGCTGCTAAAGCTAGGTGTACGATACGCACCACGCGCATTAAACAAGAGCAAGATTCAGACGAAGAAGCGGATGAAGTACAGCGTGCAATAGCCAATGTTGATCATAAGAACGTGTACCTGATGGAATTAACTGGTAACAGTGGAGTTAAAGGAGAATCTCTGAAACTGCAACCCATGG ATGAATCTGAAGAGCTAAAGGTCTTTCAGTGTGACAAATGTCCAAAAGCATTTACTCGTAGAATAATGCTGAAGAGACACGAATCTGTGCATGTTCAACAGAGAGGTTTCACTTGCCAGGCTTGTGAAAAATGGTTTCCAACGAGATCTGCATTGGTTAGACATGAGCGTACTCATACTG GTGAGAAACCGTTTGGATGCAACATATGTCACCGTGCTTTTGCtcaaaaagaaattctactgCGTCATTTGATGACTCACTCTGGTCAGAAACCATTCCAATGCCAACactgtgaaaaaagttttacgcAACGTGAAGCTCTGAAAGTTCACATGCGGCGTCATCAGAAGTTGAATCCCAATGACATTCAGCTGCATCACTGCCAGCTGTGTCCAAAAGCATTTTGCCATGCGTCGGGACTTAGCAGACATTTGGTTACACATACTGGTAAAACATACAAATGCATTGAATGTCAAAAGTCGTTTACTGACAAGAGCTCGTTGCTTAGGCACAGTCGCATTCATTCacctaaaaaaattatgaattga
- the LOC107224024 gene encoding zinc finger and SCAN domain-containing protein 12 isoform X2 translates to MKTYSRKKGDSPSNVIIHVNELCRLCLAKEEEMVPIFDDDTVPMPLRIMACVNLEVYDEDGLPNMICHPCKYQLEKSYQFKKKCEAADFKLRKHIKLIQHLTGQEENSSQEGDHEHPSGSGKSKQVKQLLADLVSTKGNSSHAEGDPIEVTEEELVGGYILENPEMEDPLFDDPENITLIPAEERAAKARCTIRTTRIKQEQDSDEEADEVQRAIANVDHKNVYLMELTGNSGVKGESLKLQPMDESEELKVFQCDKCPKAFTRRIMLKRHESVHVQQRGFTCQACEKWFPTRSALVRHERTHTGEKPFGCNICHRAFAQKEILLRHLMTHSGQKPFQCQHCEKSFTQREALKVHMRRHQKLNPNDIQLHHCQLCPKAFCHASGLSRHLVTHTGKTYKCIECQKSFTDKSSLLRHSRIHSPKKIMN, encoded by the exons ATGAAAACGTATAGCAGAAAAAAGGGCGACAGTCCCAGCAACGTTATTATTCATGTAAACGAGTTGTGCCGACTGTGTTTGGCCAAGGAAGAGGAAATGGTGCCAATATTCGACGATGACACCGTGCCGATGCCGCTGAGGATCATGGCCTGCGTTAATTTAGAG GTGTATGACGAAGATGGTCTGCCAAATATGATTTGTCACCCTTGCAAATATCAACTGGAGAAGTCGTACCAGTTCAAAAAGAAATGTGAAGCAGCAGATTTCAAGCTTAGGAAGCATATAAAGCTAATTCAACATCTGACTGGCCAAGAGGAGAATAGTTCACAGGAAGGTGATCACGAACACCCGTCAGGTAGTGGAAAGTCAAAACAGGTCAAGCAATTACTAGCTGATTTGGTATCGACAAAAGGAAACAGCAGTCACGCCGAAGGTGATCCAATAGAAGTTACCGAGGAAGAACTAGTTGGGGGATATATATTGG AGAACCCAGAGATGGAGGATCCGCTCTTCGATGATCCTGAAAACATAACGTTAATTCCGGCAGAAGAACGTGCTGCTAAAGCTAGGTGTACGATACGCACCACGCGCATTAAACAAGAGCAAGATTCAGACGAAGAAGCGGATGAAGTACAGCGTGCAATAGCCAATGTTGATCATAAGAACGTGTACCTGATGGAATTAACTGGTAACAGTGGAGTTAAAGGAGAATCTCTGAAACTGCAACCCATGG ATGAATCTGAAGAGCTAAAGGTCTTTCAGTGTGACAAATGTCCAAAAGCATTTACTCGTAGAATAATGCTGAAGAGACACGAATCTGTGCATGTTCAACAGAGAGGTTTCACTTGCCAGGCTTGTGAAAAATGGTTTCCAACGAGATCTGCATTGGTTAGACATGAGCGTACTCATACTG GTGAGAAACCGTTTGGATGCAACATATGTCACCGTGCTTTTGCtcaaaaagaaattctactgCGTCATTTGATGACTCACTCTGGTCAGAAACCATTCCAATGCCAACactgtgaaaaaagttttacgcAACGTGAAGCTCTGAAAGTTCACATGCGGCGTCATCAGAAGTTGAATCCCAATGACATTCAGCTGCATCACTGCCAGCTGTGTCCAAAAGCATTTTGCCATGCGTCGGGACTTAGCAGACATTTGGTTACACATACTGGTAAAACATACAAATGCATTGAATGTCAAAAGTCGTTTACTGACAAGAGCTCGTTGCTTAGGCACAGTCGCATTCATTCacctaaaaaaattatgaattga
- the LOC107224024 gene encoding zinc finger protein 189 isoform X3, with protein sequence MICHPCKYQLEKSYQFKKKCEAADFKLRKHIKLIQHLTGQEENSSQEGDHEHPSGSGKSKQVKQLLADLVSTKGNSSHAEGDPIEVTEEELVGGYILGMHAENPEMEDPLFDDPENITLIPAEERAAKARCTIRTTRIKQEQDSDEEADEVQRAIANVDHKNVYLMELTGNSGVKGESLKLQPMDESEELKVFQCDKCPKAFTRRIMLKRHESVHVQQRGFTCQACEKWFPTRSALVRHERTHTGEKPFGCNICHRAFAQKEILLRHLMTHSGQKPFQCQHCEKSFTQREALKVHMRRHQKLNPNDIQLHHCQLCPKAFCHASGLSRHLVTHTGKTYKCIECQKSFTDKSSLLRHSRIHSPKKIMN encoded by the exons ATGATTTGTCACCCTTGCAAATATCAACTGGAGAAGTCGTACCAGTTCAAAAAGAAATGTGAAGCAGCAGATTTCAAGCTTAGGAAGCATATAAAGCTAATTCAACATCTGACTGGCCAAGAGGAGAATAGTTCACAGGAAGGTGATCACGAACACCCGTCAGGTAGTGGAAAGTCAAAACAGGTCAAGCAATTACTAGCTGATTTGGTATCGACAAAAGGAAACAGCAGTCACGCCGAAGGTGATCCAATAGAAGTTACCGAGGAAGAACTAGTTGGGGGATATATATTGG GTATGCATGCAGAGAACCCAGAGATGGAGGATCCGCTCTTCGATGATCCTGAAAACATAACGTTAATTCCGGCAGAAGAACGTGCTGCTAAAGCTAGGTGTACGATACGCACCACGCGCATTAAACAAGAGCAAGATTCAGACGAAGAAGCGGATGAAGTACAGCGTGCAATAGCCAATGTTGATCATAAGAACGTGTACCTGATGGAATTAACTGGTAACAGTGGAGTTAAAGGAGAATCTCTGAAACTGCAACCCATGG ATGAATCTGAAGAGCTAAAGGTCTTTCAGTGTGACAAATGTCCAAAAGCATTTACTCGTAGAATAATGCTGAAGAGACACGAATCTGTGCATGTTCAACAGAGAGGTTTCACTTGCCAGGCTTGTGAAAAATGGTTTCCAACGAGATCTGCATTGGTTAGACATGAGCGTACTCATACTG GTGAGAAACCGTTTGGATGCAACATATGTCACCGTGCTTTTGCtcaaaaagaaattctactgCGTCATTTGATGACTCACTCTGGTCAGAAACCATTCCAATGCCAACactgtgaaaaaagttttacgcAACGTGAAGCTCTGAAAGTTCACATGCGGCGTCATCAGAAGTTGAATCCCAATGACATTCAGCTGCATCACTGCCAGCTGTGTCCAAAAGCATTTTGCCATGCGTCGGGACTTAGCAGACATTTGGTTACACATACTGGTAAAACATACAAATGCATTGAATGTCAAAAGTCGTTTACTGACAAGAGCTCGTTGCTTAGGCACAGTCGCATTCATTCacctaaaaaaattatgaattga